Proteins encoded in a region of the Eulemur rufifrons isolate Redbay chromosome 15, OSU_ERuf_1, whole genome shotgun sequence genome:
- the TCP11 gene encoding T-complex protein 11 homolog isoform X4: protein MNHDYRMEEKIVPPSSLEGKVKETMHNAFWDHLKEQLSGAPPDFSCALELLKEIKEILLSLLLPRQNRLKTEIEEALDMDFLKQKAEHGALDVPYLSKYILNMMTLLCAPVRDEALQKLEHVTDPAQLLRGIFQVLGLMKMDMVNYTIQSLQPHLQEHSIQYERAKFQEQLNEQPSLLNHTTKWLTKAAADLTMPPPTCPDMPDSPSVAGPSPNEAANNPEPLSPSMVLSQGFLNLLLWDPENEEFPETLLMDRTRLQELESQLHQLTVLASVLLVASSFSGSVLFGSPQFVDKLKRITKSLLEDFNSRPEEAMLTVSEQVSQEIHQSLKNMGLAALSSDNTASLIGQLQNIAKKENCVRSVIAQALETKVESL, encoded by the exons TCTGGAAGGCAAGGTCAAGGAGACAATGCACAATGCTTTTTGGGACCATCTTAAAGAGCAACTATCAGGAGCTCCCCCTGACTTCAGCTGTGCTCTTGAacttctgaaagaaattaaagag ATCTTGCTGTCACTGCTGTTACCACGCCAGAACCGCCTAAAAACTGAGATCGAAGAAGCTCTGGACATGGACTTCCTCAAGCAGAAAGCAGAACATGGGGCCCTGGATGTCCCTTACCTCTCTAAGTACATTCTCAACATGATGACTTTGCTGTGTGCACCGGTTCGAGACGAAGCATTGCAGAAACTAGAACACGTTACAGACCCTGCTCAGTTACTGAG GGGGATCTTCCAGGTTCTGGGCCTCATGAAAATGGACATGGTGAACTACACTATCCAGAGCCTTCAACCCCACCTGCAGGAACATTCCATCCAGTATGAACGGGCCAAATTCCAGGAACAACTCAATGAGCAGCCTA GCCTCCTCAATCACACCACCAAATGGCTGACCAAAGCAGCAGCAGACCTCACCATGCCACCTCCGACTTGCCCTGACATGCCTGACTCCCCCAGTGTGGCCGGCCCCTCTCCAAATGAAGCAGCTAACAACCCAGAGCCCCTCAGCCCCTCAATGGTGCTGTCCCAGGGCTTCCTGAACCTCCTTCTCTGGGACCCTGAAAATGAAGAGTTCCCTGAG ACCCTGCTGATGGACAGAACCCGGCTGCAGGAGCTGGAGTCCCAGTTGCACCAGTTAACTGTCCTGGCCTCAGTCTTGCTAGTGGCCAGTAGTTTCTCTGGCAGTGTTTTATTTGGCTCACCCCAGTTTGTGGATAAACTGAAGCGCATAACCAAATCCCTGTTGGAGGACTTTAACTCCAG GCCTGAGGAGGCTATGCTGACTGTGAGTGAACAGGTATCTCAGGAAATCCATCAAAGCCTCAAGAATATGGGCCTTGCTGCTCTGAGCAGTGACAATACTGCATCTCTGATAGGACAGCTCCAGAACATTGCCAAGAAGGAGAACTGTGTCCGCAGTGTCATTG